In Oryza sativa Japonica Group chromosome 11, ASM3414082v1, the following are encoded in one genomic region:
- the LOC4350688 gene encoding ubiquitin carboxyl-terminal hydrolase 18 isoform X3: protein MRKISNCFGNVVLQCLAITEPFVSRLFGQQFGEECLGNCHACDLRRDLKRIRKTGAPAFFPTIFKHIRSLGGDFEDGLGRHRDSSEFLLLLLQKLFDGTHGCLTDMFGGKFRRSKVCSKCGMLSNSEEDFTLLMFNIPHREQVVAATLEDCLDHIVEENVHDSLSRCESCMNDQKSTSKCTFHETRDVVIVLQRFEPLTLGGYRKIGELINFPTELDISPYMSGVVTDKHIYELFGIIVHEGGVIGGHYRSYVKTNCWYEVSDRDVKRVNENFVLGAQAYILFYNRKEEAKSFDEVLAFAATAMSSSDAVPTSTSKDYTERTLSPEVSSAALSCWIDAARVLEPKSYSDQDILEKYIICMDRDSSDVSERIRNAMRNCNESRQEYHFNLPTTDGPFYDDNLGQYCLLRGARFRTISTSSNVEAKRDRAVRMHFLLSEILKLLQLKKVIDVGAIGYLEKFKFGNYSRSALLRRINDACMLLGTNRLSLNISVMSRGSIIGPVLFKVGEDVMIDASLRAVQIPHDIHLVDHIKLKKPVSFVLVVEKLSIFNMLVNLNFHVTHNCIIITGCGKPDMATRGAVFKLNYCLPVKVYILADLDLDGLQIYL from the exons atgagaaaaataagcaa CTGTTTTGGTAATGTAGTGCTCCAATGTTTGGCAATCACGGAACCATTTGTTTCAAGACTCTTTGGACAACAATTTGGAGAAGAAT GCCTAGGAAACTGTCACGCTTGCGACCTGCGCCGTGATCTGAAGAGGATAAGAAAAACTGGTGCACCAGCCTTCTTTCCCACTATCTTTAAGCATATTCGATCATTAGGTGGTGATTTTGAGGATGGCTTGGGACGTCATCGTGACTCTTCTGAGTTCTTATT gTTATTACTACAAAAGTTATTTGATGGTACACATGGATGTTTAACAGATATGTTTGGTGGAAAATTCCGTCGCAGTAAA GTTTGTTCCAAATGTGGAATGCTTTCTAATTCTGAAGAAGATTTTACTTTGCTAATGTTTAATATACCTCATCGTGAACAAGTTGTTGCTGCAACATTAGAAGATTGTCTTGATCACATTGTGGAAGAAAACGTACATGATTCATTATCCCGTTGTGAAAG CTGTATGAATGACCAGAAGTCAACCAGTAAGTGTACATTTCATGAAACTAGAGATGTTGTTATTGTGTTGCAAAGATTTGAACCACTTACACTTGGG GGTTATCGAAAGATTGGAGAACTAATTAACTTTCCTACGGAGCTGGACATTTCACCATATATGAGTGGTGTTGTAACTGACAAGCATATATATGAACTGTTTGGAATTATAGTTCATGAAGGCGGTGTTATAGGGGGTCACTATAGAAGTTACGTGAAAACAAACTGTTGGTATGAAGTCAGTGATAGAGAT GTGAAAAGAGTAAATGAAAATTTTGTCCTAGGGGCACAAGCATATATCCTGTTCTACAACAG GAAAGAAGAGGCCAAATCATTCGATGAGGTTTTAGCTTTTGCTGCTACAGCTATGTCTTCATCTGATGCCGTGCCTACATCAacttcaaaagattacactgaAAGAACATTATCACCTGAAGTATCGTCTGCTGCTCTGTCATGTTG GATTGATGCTGCACGGGTCCTTGAGCCCAAGAGTTACTCAGACCAGGATATcctagaaaaatatatcatttgtaTGGACCGTGACAGTTCAGATGTATCTGAGAGGATAAGGAATGCCATGCGGAATTGTAATGAGTCCAGACAGGAGTATCATTTTAATCTCCCTACAACGGATGGACCTTTTTATGATGACAACTTGGGGCAGTACTGTCTTCTTCGGGGAGCTAGATTTCGAACCATTAGTACAAGCAGTAATGTAGAAGCGAAGAGAGATAGGGCTGTTAGAATGCACTTCCTTCTTTCTGAAATCTTAAAACTCCTACAGCTGAAAAAAGTGATTGACGTTGGAGCTATTGGCTATCTGGAGAAATTTAAGTTTGGGAATTATTCCAGGAGTGCTCTTTTACGGCGAATTAATGATGCATGTATGCTCTTGGGGACTAACAGATTATCCCTTAATATCTCAGTTATGTCAAGAGGATCTATCATTGGGCCAGTGCTGTTCAAAGTTGGAGAAGATGTGATGATTGATGCAAGCTTAAGGGCTGTACAGATTCCACACGACATTCACTTGGTGGACCATATTAAGTTGAAAAAACCAGTCAGCTTTGTTCTTGTTGTTGAAAAACTATCAATATTTAACATGCTTGTCAATCTTAACTTTCATGTCACACACAATTGCATAATCATCACTGGATGTGGAAAACCTGATATGGCAACAAGAGGTGCAGTTTTTAAACTTAATTATTGCTTGCCAGTCAAAGTTTATATCCTTGCTGATCTTGACTTGGATGGGCTCCAGATATACTTATAA
- the LOC4350688 gene encoding ubiquitin carboxyl-terminal hydrolase 18 isoform X4 has translation MNMMSCFGNVVLQCLAITEPFVSRLFGQQFGEECLGNCHACDLRRDLKRIRKTGAPAFFPTIFKHIRSLGGDFEDGLGRHRDSSEFLLLLLQKLFDGTHGCLTDMFGGKFRRSKVCSKCGMLSNSEEDFTLLMFNIPHREQVVAATLEDCLDHIVEENVHDSLSRCESCMNDQKSTSKCTFHETRDVVIVLQRFEPLTLGGYRKIGELINFPTELDISPYMSGVVTDKHIYELFGIIVHEGGVIGGHYRSYVKTNCWYEVSDRDVKRVNENFVLGAQAYILFYNRKEEAKSFDEVLAFAATAMSSSDAVPTSTSKDYTERTLSPEVSSAALSCWIDAARVLEPKSYSDQDILEKYIICMDRDSSDVSERIRNAMRNCNESRQEYHFNLPTTDGPFYDDNLGQYCLLRGARFRTISTSSNVEAKRDRAVRMHFLLSEILKLLQLKKVIDVGAIGYLEKFKFGNYSRSALLRRINDACMLLGTNRLSLNISVMSRGSIIGPVLFKVGEDVMIDASLRAVQIPHDIHLVDHIKLKKPVSFVLVVEKLSIFNMLVNLNFHVTHNCIIITGCGKPDMATRGAVFKLNYCLPVKVYILADLDLDGLQIYL, from the exons ATGAACATGATGAG CTGTTTTGGTAATGTAGTGCTCCAATGTTTGGCAATCACGGAACCATTTGTTTCAAGACTCTTTGGACAACAATTTGGAGAAGAAT GCCTAGGAAACTGTCACGCTTGCGACCTGCGCCGTGATCTGAAGAGGATAAGAAAAACTGGTGCACCAGCCTTCTTTCCCACTATCTTTAAGCATATTCGATCATTAGGTGGTGATTTTGAGGATGGCTTGGGACGTCATCGTGACTCTTCTGAGTTCTTATT gTTATTACTACAAAAGTTATTTGATGGTACACATGGATGTTTAACAGATATGTTTGGTGGAAAATTCCGTCGCAGTAAA GTTTGTTCCAAATGTGGAATGCTTTCTAATTCTGAAGAAGATTTTACTTTGCTAATGTTTAATATACCTCATCGTGAACAAGTTGTTGCTGCAACATTAGAAGATTGTCTTGATCACATTGTGGAAGAAAACGTACATGATTCATTATCCCGTTGTGAAAG CTGTATGAATGACCAGAAGTCAACCAGTAAGTGTACATTTCATGAAACTAGAGATGTTGTTATTGTGTTGCAAAGATTTGAACCACTTACACTTGGG GGTTATCGAAAGATTGGAGAACTAATTAACTTTCCTACGGAGCTGGACATTTCACCATATATGAGTGGTGTTGTAACTGACAAGCATATATATGAACTGTTTGGAATTATAGTTCATGAAGGCGGTGTTATAGGGGGTCACTATAGAAGTTACGTGAAAACAAACTGTTGGTATGAAGTCAGTGATAGAGAT GTGAAAAGAGTAAATGAAAATTTTGTCCTAGGGGCACAAGCATATATCCTGTTCTACAACAG GAAAGAAGAGGCCAAATCATTCGATGAGGTTTTAGCTTTTGCTGCTACAGCTATGTCTTCATCTGATGCCGTGCCTACATCAacttcaaaagattacactgaAAGAACATTATCACCTGAAGTATCGTCTGCTGCTCTGTCATGTTG GATTGATGCTGCACGGGTCCTTGAGCCCAAGAGTTACTCAGACCAGGATATcctagaaaaatatatcatttgtaTGGACCGTGACAGTTCAGATGTATCTGAGAGGATAAGGAATGCCATGCGGAATTGTAATGAGTCCAGACAGGAGTATCATTTTAATCTCCCTACAACGGATGGACCTTTTTATGATGACAACTTGGGGCAGTACTGTCTTCTTCGGGGAGCTAGATTTCGAACCATTAGTACAAGCAGTAATGTAGAAGCGAAGAGAGATAGGGCTGTTAGAATGCACTTCCTTCTTTCTGAAATCTTAAAACTCCTACAGCTGAAAAAAGTGATTGACGTTGGAGCTATTGGCTATCTGGAGAAATTTAAGTTTGGGAATTATTCCAGGAGTGCTCTTTTACGGCGAATTAATGATGCATGTATGCTCTTGGGGACTAACAGATTATCCCTTAATATCTCAGTTATGTCAAGAGGATCTATCATTGGGCCAGTGCTGTTCAAAGTTGGAGAAGATGTGATGATTGATGCAAGCTTAAGGGCTGTACAGATTCCACACGACATTCACTTGGTGGACCATATTAAGTTGAAAAAACCAGTCAGCTTTGTTCTTGTTGTTGAAAAACTATCAATATTTAACATGCTTGTCAATCTTAACTTTCATGTCACACACAATTGCATAATCATCACTGGATGTGGAAAACCTGATATGGCAACAAGAGGTGCAGTTTTTAAACTTAATTATTGCTTGCCAGTCAAAGTTTATATCCTTGCTGATCTTGACTTGGATGGGCTCCAGATATACTTATAA
- the LOC4350688 gene encoding ubiquitin carboxyl-terminal hydrolase 18 isoform X2, with translation MRGKSGSGCLQFSLHVERTEHLELQSERFVKMQGKHQPVGLKNEKNNCFGNVVLQCLAITEPFVSRLFGQQFGEECLGNCHACDLRRDLKRIRKTGAPAFFPTIFKHIRSLGGDFEDGLGRHRDSSEFLLLLLQKLFDGTHGCLTDMFGGKFRRSKVCSKCGMLSNSEEDFTLLMFNIPHREQVVAATLEDCLDHIVEENVHDSLSRCESCMNDQKSTSKCTFHETRDVVIVLQRFEPLTLGGYRKIGELINFPTELDISPYMSGVVTDKHIYELFGIIVHEGGVIGGHYRSYVKTNCWYEVSDRDVKRVNENFVLGAQAYILFYNRKEEAKSFDEVLAFAATAMSSSDAVPTSTSKDYTERTLSPEVSSAALSCWIDAARVLEPKSYSDQDILEKYIICMDRDSSDVSERIRNAMRNCNESRQEYHFNLPTTDGPFYDDNLGQYCLLRGARFRTISTSSNVEAKRDRAVRMHFLLSEILKLLQLKKVIDVGAIGYLEKFKFGNYSRSALLRRINDACMLLGTNRLSLNISVMSRGSIIGPVLFKVGEDVMIDASLRAVQIPHDIHLVDHIKLKKPVSFVLVVEKLSIFNMLVNLNFHVTHNCIIITGCGKPDMATRGAVFKLNYCLPVKVYILADLDLDGLQIYL, from the exons ATGAGAGGGAAGTCCGGTTCGGGGTGTCTACAATTTTCCCTCCACGTCGAAAGAACAGAACATTtg GAGCTCCAAAGTGAGAGGTTTGTCAAGATGCAGGGGAAGCATCAACCTGTTGGtttaaaaaatgagaaaaataa CTGTTTTGGTAATGTAGTGCTCCAATGTTTGGCAATCACGGAACCATTTGTTTCAAGACTCTTTGGACAACAATTTGGAGAAGAAT GCCTAGGAAACTGTCACGCTTGCGACCTGCGCCGTGATCTGAAGAGGATAAGAAAAACTGGTGCACCAGCCTTCTTTCCCACTATCTTTAAGCATATTCGATCATTAGGTGGTGATTTTGAGGATGGCTTGGGACGTCATCGTGACTCTTCTGAGTTCTTATT gTTATTACTACAAAAGTTATTTGATGGTACACATGGATGTTTAACAGATATGTTTGGTGGAAAATTCCGTCGCAGTAAA GTTTGTTCCAAATGTGGAATGCTTTCTAATTCTGAAGAAGATTTTACTTTGCTAATGTTTAATATACCTCATCGTGAACAAGTTGTTGCTGCAACATTAGAAGATTGTCTTGATCACATTGTGGAAGAAAACGTACATGATTCATTATCCCGTTGTGAAAG CTGTATGAATGACCAGAAGTCAACCAGTAAGTGTACATTTCATGAAACTAGAGATGTTGTTATTGTGTTGCAAAGATTTGAACCACTTACACTTGGG GGTTATCGAAAGATTGGAGAACTAATTAACTTTCCTACGGAGCTGGACATTTCACCATATATGAGTGGTGTTGTAACTGACAAGCATATATATGAACTGTTTGGAATTATAGTTCATGAAGGCGGTGTTATAGGGGGTCACTATAGAAGTTACGTGAAAACAAACTGTTGGTATGAAGTCAGTGATAGAGAT GTGAAAAGAGTAAATGAAAATTTTGTCCTAGGGGCACAAGCATATATCCTGTTCTACAACAG GAAAGAAGAGGCCAAATCATTCGATGAGGTTTTAGCTTTTGCTGCTACAGCTATGTCTTCATCTGATGCCGTGCCTACATCAacttcaaaagattacactgaAAGAACATTATCACCTGAAGTATCGTCTGCTGCTCTGTCATGTTG GATTGATGCTGCACGGGTCCTTGAGCCCAAGAGTTACTCAGACCAGGATATcctagaaaaatatatcatttgtaTGGACCGTGACAGTTCAGATGTATCTGAGAGGATAAGGAATGCCATGCGGAATTGTAATGAGTCCAGACAGGAGTATCATTTTAATCTCCCTACAACGGATGGACCTTTTTATGATGACAACTTGGGGCAGTACTGTCTTCTTCGGGGAGCTAGATTTCGAACCATTAGTACAAGCAGTAATGTAGAAGCGAAGAGAGATAGGGCTGTTAGAATGCACTTCCTTCTTTCTGAAATCTTAAAACTCCTACAGCTGAAAAAAGTGATTGACGTTGGAGCTATTGGCTATCTGGAGAAATTTAAGTTTGGGAATTATTCCAGGAGTGCTCTTTTACGGCGAATTAATGATGCATGTATGCTCTTGGGGACTAACAGATTATCCCTTAATATCTCAGTTATGTCAAGAGGATCTATCATTGGGCCAGTGCTGTTCAAAGTTGGAGAAGATGTGATGATTGATGCAAGCTTAAGGGCTGTACAGATTCCACACGACATTCACTTGGTGGACCATATTAAGTTGAAAAAACCAGTCAGCTTTGTTCTTGTTGTTGAAAAACTATCAATATTTAACATGCTTGTCAATCTTAACTTTCATGTCACACACAATTGCATAATCATCACTGGATGTGGAAAACCTGATATGGCAACAAGAGGTGCAGTTTTTAAACTTAATTATTGCTTGCCAGTCAAAGTTTATATCCTTGCTGATCTTGACTTGGATGGGCTCCAGATATACTTATAA
- the LOC4350688 gene encoding uncharacterized protein isoform X7, protein MLKKDPNKETILSVSVAGAQNGREAQWTVDRTVYTYANFYDDFKAKVFDFGDRLKISFIELVQRQENDLLLGSFEKELRLKVLLADEHDEVCSKCGMLSNSEEDFTLLMFNIPHREQVVAATLEDCLDHIVEENVHDSLSRCESCMNDQKSTSKCTFHETRDVVIVLQRFEPLTLGGYRKIGELINFPTELDISPYMSGVVTDKHIYELFGIIVHEGGVIGGHYRSYVKTNCWYEVSDRDVKRVNENFVLGAQAYILFYNRKEEAKSFDEVLAFAATAMSSSDAVPTSTSKDYTERTLSPEVSSAALSCWIDAARVLEPKSYSDQDILEKYIICMDRDSSDVSERIRNAMRNCNESRQEYHFNLPTTDGPFYDDNLGQYCLLRGARFRTISTSSNVEAKRDRAVRMHFLLSEILKLLQLKKVIDVGAIGYLEKFKFGNYSRSALLRRINDACMLLGTNRLSLNISVMSRGSIIGPVLFKVGEDVMIDASLRAVQIPHDIHLVDHIKLKKPVSFVLVVEKLSIFNMLVNLNFHVTHNCIIITGCGKPDMATRGAVFKLNYCLPVKVYILADLDLDGLQIYL, encoded by the exons ATGTTGAAAAAAGATCCAAATAAAGA gaCAATTCTGTCAGTTTCAGTTGCTGGTGCCCAAAATGGCAGGGAAGCTCAATGGACTGTTGATAGGACTGTGTACACTTATGCTAACTTCTATGATGATTTTAAAGCCAAGGTTTTTGACTTTGGTGATAGGCTCAAGATTTCGTTTATAGAATTAGTTCAGCGTCAAGAAAATGATCTATTGCTTGGATCTTTTGAGAAAGAGTTAAGATTAAAAGTACTTCTAGCGGATGAACATGATGAG GTTTGTTCCAAATGTGGAATGCTTTCTAATTCTGAAGAAGATTTTACTTTGCTAATGTTTAATATACCTCATCGTGAACAAGTTGTTGCTGCAACATTAGAAGATTGTCTTGATCACATTGTGGAAGAAAACGTACATGATTCATTATCCCGTTGTGAAAG CTGTATGAATGACCAGAAGTCAACCAGTAAGTGTACATTTCATGAAACTAGAGATGTTGTTATTGTGTTGCAAAGATTTGAACCACTTACACTTGGG GGTTATCGAAAGATTGGAGAACTAATTAACTTTCCTACGGAGCTGGACATTTCACCATATATGAGTGGTGTTGTAACTGACAAGCATATATATGAACTGTTTGGAATTATAGTTCATGAAGGCGGTGTTATAGGGGGTCACTATAGAAGTTACGTGAAAACAAACTGTTGGTATGAAGTCAGTGATAGAGAT GTGAAAAGAGTAAATGAAAATTTTGTCCTAGGGGCACAAGCATATATCCTGTTCTACAACAG GAAAGAAGAGGCCAAATCATTCGATGAGGTTTTAGCTTTTGCTGCTACAGCTATGTCTTCATCTGATGCCGTGCCTACATCAacttcaaaagattacactgaAAGAACATTATCACCTGAAGTATCGTCTGCTGCTCTGTCATGTTG GATTGATGCTGCACGGGTCCTTGAGCCCAAGAGTTACTCAGACCAGGATATcctagaaaaatatatcatttgtaTGGACCGTGACAGTTCAGATGTATCTGAGAGGATAAGGAATGCCATGCGGAATTGTAATGAGTCCAGACAGGAGTATCATTTTAATCTCCCTACAACGGATGGACCTTTTTATGATGACAACTTGGGGCAGTACTGTCTTCTTCGGGGAGCTAGATTTCGAACCATTAGTACAAGCAGTAATGTAGAAGCGAAGAGAGATAGGGCTGTTAGAATGCACTTCCTTCTTTCTGAAATCTTAAAACTCCTACAGCTGAAAAAAGTGATTGACGTTGGAGCTATTGGCTATCTGGAGAAATTTAAGTTTGGGAATTATTCCAGGAGTGCTCTTTTACGGCGAATTAATGATGCATGTATGCTCTTGGGGACTAACAGATTATCCCTTAATATCTCAGTTATGTCAAGAGGATCTATCATTGGGCCAGTGCTGTTCAAAGTTGGAGAAGATGTGATGATTGATGCAAGCTTAAGGGCTGTACAGATTCCACACGACATTCACTTGGTGGACCATATTAAGTTGAAAAAACCAGTCAGCTTTGTTCTTGTTGTTGAAAAACTATCAATATTTAACATGCTTGTCAATCTTAACTTTCATGTCACACACAATTGCATAATCATCACTGGATGTGGAAAACCTGATATGGCAACAAGAGGTGCAGTTTTTAAACTTAATTATTGCTTGCCAGTCAAAGTTTATATCCTTGCTGATCTTGACTTGGATGGGCTCCAGATATACTTATAA
- the LOC4350688 gene encoding uncharacterized protein isoform X1: MLKKDPNKETILSVSVAGAQNGREAQWTVDRTVYTYANFYDDFKAKVFDFGDRLKISFIELVQRQENDLLLGSFEKELRLKVLLADEHDEELQSERFVKMQGKHQPVGLKNEKNNCFGNVVLQCLAITEPFVSRLFGQQFGEECLGNCHACDLRRDLKRIRKTGAPAFFPTIFKHIRSLGGDFEDGLGRHRDSSEFLLLLLQKLFDGTHGCLTDMFGGKFRRSKVCSKCGMLSNSEEDFTLLMFNIPHREQVVAATLEDCLDHIVEENVHDSLSRCESCMNDQKSTSKCTFHETRDVVIVLQRFEPLTLGGYRKIGELINFPTELDISPYMSGVVTDKHIYELFGIIVHEGGVIGGHYRSYVKTNCWYEVSDRDVKRVNENFVLGAQAYILFYNRKEEAKSFDEVLAFAATAMSSSDAVPTSTSKDYTERTLSPEVSSAALSCWIDAARVLEPKSYSDQDILEKYIICMDRDSSDVSERIRNAMRNCNESRQEYHFNLPTTDGPFYDDNLGQYCLLRGARFRTISTSSNVEAKRDRAVRMHFLLSEILKLLQLKKVIDVGAIGYLEKFKFGNYSRSALLRRINDACMLLGTNRLSLNISVMSRGSIIGPVLFKVGEDVMIDASLRAVQIPHDIHLVDHIKLKKPVSFVLVVEKLSIFNMLVNLNFHVTHNCIIITGCGKPDMATRGAVFKLNYCLPVKVYILADLDLDGLQIYL, encoded by the exons ATGTTGAAAAAAGATCCAAATAAAGA gaCAATTCTGTCAGTTTCAGTTGCTGGTGCCCAAAATGGCAGGGAAGCTCAATGGACTGTTGATAGGACTGTGTACACTTATGCTAACTTCTATGATGATTTTAAAGCCAAGGTTTTTGACTTTGGTGATAGGCTCAAGATTTCGTTTATAGAATTAGTTCAGCGTCAAGAAAATGATCTATTGCTTGGATCTTTTGAGAAAGAGTTAAGATTAAAAGTACTTCTAGCGGATGAACATGATGAG GAGCTCCAAAGTGAGAGGTTTGTCAAGATGCAGGGGAAGCATCAACCTGTTGGtttaaaaaatgagaaaaataa CTGTTTTGGTAATGTAGTGCTCCAATGTTTGGCAATCACGGAACCATTTGTTTCAAGACTCTTTGGACAACAATTTGGAGAAGAAT GCCTAGGAAACTGTCACGCTTGCGACCTGCGCCGTGATCTGAAGAGGATAAGAAAAACTGGTGCACCAGCCTTCTTTCCCACTATCTTTAAGCATATTCGATCATTAGGTGGTGATTTTGAGGATGGCTTGGGACGTCATCGTGACTCTTCTGAGTTCTTATT gTTATTACTACAAAAGTTATTTGATGGTACACATGGATGTTTAACAGATATGTTTGGTGGAAAATTCCGTCGCAGTAAA GTTTGTTCCAAATGTGGAATGCTTTCTAATTCTGAAGAAGATTTTACTTTGCTAATGTTTAATATACCTCATCGTGAACAAGTTGTTGCTGCAACATTAGAAGATTGTCTTGATCACATTGTGGAAGAAAACGTACATGATTCATTATCCCGTTGTGAAAG CTGTATGAATGACCAGAAGTCAACCAGTAAGTGTACATTTCATGAAACTAGAGATGTTGTTATTGTGTTGCAAAGATTTGAACCACTTACACTTGGG GGTTATCGAAAGATTGGAGAACTAATTAACTTTCCTACGGAGCTGGACATTTCACCATATATGAGTGGTGTTGTAACTGACAAGCATATATATGAACTGTTTGGAATTATAGTTCATGAAGGCGGTGTTATAGGGGGTCACTATAGAAGTTACGTGAAAACAAACTGTTGGTATGAAGTCAGTGATAGAGAT GTGAAAAGAGTAAATGAAAATTTTGTCCTAGGGGCACAAGCATATATCCTGTTCTACAACAG GAAAGAAGAGGCCAAATCATTCGATGAGGTTTTAGCTTTTGCTGCTACAGCTATGTCTTCATCTGATGCCGTGCCTACATCAacttcaaaagattacactgaAAGAACATTATCACCTGAAGTATCGTCTGCTGCTCTGTCATGTTG GATTGATGCTGCACGGGTCCTTGAGCCCAAGAGTTACTCAGACCAGGATATcctagaaaaatatatcatttgtaTGGACCGTGACAGTTCAGATGTATCTGAGAGGATAAGGAATGCCATGCGGAATTGTAATGAGTCCAGACAGGAGTATCATTTTAATCTCCCTACAACGGATGGACCTTTTTATGATGACAACTTGGGGCAGTACTGTCTTCTTCGGGGAGCTAGATTTCGAACCATTAGTACAAGCAGTAATGTAGAAGCGAAGAGAGATAGGGCTGTTAGAATGCACTTCCTTCTTTCTGAAATCTTAAAACTCCTACAGCTGAAAAAAGTGATTGACGTTGGAGCTATTGGCTATCTGGAGAAATTTAAGTTTGGGAATTATTCCAGGAGTGCTCTTTTACGGCGAATTAATGATGCATGTATGCTCTTGGGGACTAACAGATTATCCCTTAATATCTCAGTTATGTCAAGAGGATCTATCATTGGGCCAGTGCTGTTCAAAGTTGGAGAAGATGTGATGATTGATGCAAGCTTAAGGGCTGTACAGATTCCACACGACATTCACTTGGTGGACCATATTAAGTTGAAAAAACCAGTCAGCTTTGTTCTTGTTGTTGAAAAACTATCAATATTTAACATGCTTGTCAATCTTAACTTTCATGTCACACACAATTGCATAATCATCACTGGATGTGGAAAACCTGATATGGCAACAAGAGGTGCAGTTTTTAAACTTAATTATTGCTTGCCAGTCAAAGTTTATATCCTTGCTGATCTTGACTTGGATGGGCTCCAGATATACTTATAA